tcaagttgaacaagaactgattttgagaattaaagcggcgcagaaagttgatcagaatattcaaaattcgatatcgatggttAGAGCAGGACATCGatctgagtatcaggtacgaGATAGTGTACTGGATGTGAACGATCGtctggttgtgccgaatgtttcagagttaAAACGACAAATtttgtcagaagcacacaacagtcgattcagtattcatcctggtggcagaaagatgtataatgatttgaaaagacagttttggttgaaacagatgaaagctgatattgctgagtttgtatccaaatgtctgaattgccagcaggtgaaagcagaaagaaagaaaccaggaggactgttacagagtctagctattcttgaatggaagtgggatcacatttccatggattttgtaacgaagcTACCAAGaccctcccgaggttgtgatgcgatttgggtcgtgattgacagattgaccaaatccacatgttttattccgtacaagatgacgtaccgacatgaccagatggcagaaatttatgtccgagaggtggtcagattacacggagtgccgaagtcgattgtctcagaccgtgatcctcggtttacttcacaCTTCTTGCAGAGTTTACagtaggctctaggtacgaaattgaatcttagtaccgcatatcatccacagaccgacggacagtcagagcggactatccagaccttggaggatatgctgagagcaatagtgctggattttagcactaattggcaagatgcattgcatctttgtgagttctcgtacaacaacagctatcagacgagtattgagatggctcctttcgaagcgttgtactgTAAGAAATGCAGGTCCCCTCTGTTTTGGGataatatctctgaggttcctgagattggaccttatatgatcagagatatgactgaaaaagtgaagctaattcagaagagaatgaaggcagcccaggatagacaagccaaatatgccaatgttcgacgtagaccgttagtatttgaggcaggagaccgagtattcttgaagatttcaccttttcgaggagttgtcagattcggcaagaaaggaaaattgtctccacgatatattgggccatatgagattcttgaaaagatcggagatcgtgcctatcgattagccctaccgccttcattatctgggatacatgatgtctttcatgtatcattattgcggaagtacatgctagatgcttcacatattattcagccagacgaggccgaattggacgagacattgagctattttgaaaagccgattcagattcttgatcggaaggaaaaacacctcagaacgaaaactattccacttgtgaaagttcagtggagtcgtcatggcgttGAAGAAGTTACCTGGGAAACtaaatcagacatgagacaggaattcccagcattgtttcgctgatgtaagtttctattccgtttctattacattccttcgtattgatatgattgattgcctgtgatttcgtggacgaaatcatatcttaggaggggagaaatgtaatgcccgataatttaatcctagtaatatgtaattattgatttataatttgatatgattatgagaggattaatcgggacacgagaTTCAGCATTAAAAGATGTAAGggcgaggacagtgcctttcgcgcacatgcgcgacatgagacgcgcacatgcgcgaaacgggcagagggtctcgcgcatatgcgcggtgggtgtgcgcgcatatgcgcgagctatgCGAGGGTTTAAAGTTAACTCCAGCGgaatgggcgcacatgcgcgacggggagcgagcacatgcgcgagatgtccagagaacctcgcgcatttgcgcgacgtgtatccgcgcacatgcgcgagggtacccgagagttgggtaaaatgaacaaaggcctcgcgcatatgcgccgagtaagggcgcgcatatgcgcgaggtgctgtgcagaggacgcgccgagacatatggtctcgcgcatatgcgccgagtgatgtcgcgcatatgcgcgagacgtgttttacaAAGGGCGAGCCACCTAGCTTCACAACatgcaggatatatatataaacgtATCAAACTACATTCTTCAGCAACAAAAAGGAGAAATCGAAGGAAACTTTGCAAAAAAATTATTCGTGGATCATAGGGTCGCGATTGTGCAAAATCTAACtgtttgattttcaatccgacttcagtactgtgttcctatcaacgcaggctacaactggacgtaagttttgttacgttttgatatgtctttgaattatgatattgtcagaatcggatgtggttcatatatggtgtttctgacatgtcagacatcgtataattgaaaccggattgaagaacggatatcgtatagaattgttatgattttctgagttgattgggttgagatatgatatcagatgtgtATCGTTATTGACCATGAGTTGCAGGAATTAATATGTATCGATTTGTATGGCTGGGTATAttaagattgtgcagttatgctgttgaaacagaatttgattgagttctgattatatccagtattgattgaggaaggtattgatattgtattccttcgatattgtcattaccagattgatattgataggCTGTGAAtctgagacttcgacagagtcagatagaaagaaagaaatgtataaataaatgttgattcgggattgcacaactcgagttagcttTAACTTGAgtctcccaaaatcacatactgaatgattattgcatttgatatttgcaatgcttgatattgatatgcttattctattgattatagcaaagcatgagtcagAATTGGGtagaaccgccatggcagaaccgccatggcagaaccgccaagtcactggacttttggatatatatcgatagactgaggagaagaccgactcctattgcagatctttgatatagacagccaaagtctgggactaagaacgtaccaccatctagctggggtaaagtagatgggagaacgttgcgttcttattcagatcgggatccctagattagattgagtcgagtcagagtctaggagtcacagagtgtgattcagagtttgtattgatacaagttgttcagatttgatacatgttattgatatgtttttcatgcttttatatatgcttttatatgattgcatgtttacattgtttatactgggatatttatctcaccggagttatccgactgttgtcgtgtttgtatgtgtgcatggcaacaggtgggacaggttcagggtcgaggagataaagggagatcgtgattagagtggagactacggacttgattaaagatagggtttagacacttgagatttagatgttaaaccttagttgaatgattgtatgtagtacaagacttgtagcTTTATACTGATAtttatattagattgaattccattacgttccgcatttcatattgtatttttaaaaaaaaaaattagaccctatttattattaatgatttaattgtcccaaatgatgattaagattatgattagcgtctgAGTCCCCACAATAAGTTTCTAACAATTAggagaaatttatttttctatGGATGAACTGTGGTATATACATGTTCATTAATGGGTTTATATGAAGTGATATGAGTAAAAAGACCAAAaagttatttttgaaattaaactttatttaaGATAATTTTGTAATATAAAAAACAATGTGTAACCATGTGTAATTATAGACATATATATAGCATAACTCTTTCTCATCTCATAAATCAAATCCATATGATGACACATTGACACATATATATAGCATAACTCTTCCATCTCTTGGACCAAAATACATTGACACATTAATTCGTCTTTTCTTCCAAGAATCGATAGCAATACACACAAACTCTTTCTAGAGATAGCGAGCTCTTCAATTTTCCAATAAAAatcattgaattttttttcctgcTTTGATTTTGGTACTCTACATGAATTTTCTAGCTGTCCACAGCTTACGGCGACCCCAATCATCCGACATGTCGATGGTATCAAGGATAAAAAAGCTTAGAAAACAAGAGCTCATTCCAAGTATCTTGAATCCCAGGCAGACACCAATGCACACAATCGGCGTAACTCACCGGATTCGCTATCTGTTCGGGAGTTAAAGGGCTCCACTGTTTCTTGTATATGGACGTGTGTGCGTCTTTTCGGTAACTCGAAAGCTGTGTGATATTGAGAAATGTGATGGGAACCTTTGATCCACTGAAAACATCAGAAATGACATTCATTATGGACTTTCTGCAGTCTGATCCCCAGTATGTTGGATCTTCTATGATGCTTGTTTCATTGTAGCAGCTCCCATTTGGAAGCCCTCCCCAGTCAATACTCCTGCAATTTTCAGAATTTTAATAACAATTAAGGTTAGTTGTGAGTTTTGGTAGACTAATTAGTTTAAAAAACAAATTTGTCAAAAAGCCaacattaaaaattacatacaaaaacatatataaaaactattttttagGTTAGTAATGCAATTCTATTACCAGCTGATAGCAATATCTAGAATTAAATATGTCTTTtaaattatacaataattcGAACGTCATGTTTCAAACACTCTCGCACTGAGAGTATTTATTGCTTCTTGACCATCTAGTTCTCATAGTTGCACCATCTTGCTATCTATGGAAATTAAAGATGCCATGTGTATTGCGATTATAGGATAGAAAGTTTAGCACATGATCAAAAACTATAATTTCCACTCAAATCCTTTTGATCTTGCAACCCACACCCTATTTCTTGATTAAGCAAAAATTGTAAAATCCACCTTGTAAGttgacataatttttattttggttcTTTATGAAATCAAAATTGTAAAAAGTGTTAGACATGGTTTCAGATAGTGTCAATATATCTAACGTCATGTCAACACTCATGCGAAAAGGTGACTATAAAATTATAAGAGAAGCATTGaagttttttattttcaaataagaTACTTGGTTATAAAGactatatataataaatataaatttgtaattaaataataatttgccATTATATGTATTCTACTAGCTTACTTTTGATGAGAAGGTGACATGCTAGTGAAAAAGACTCTTGTTTTCTTGGGATCCATATTTTTCTTCACCCATCTCAACATGCTCTTCATTGCCATGCCAAACGCTTCCTCTGTTGGCAGCTCCACAATATCTTTTTCTTCATCTTCAAAGGAACCTTGCCTatgttttttaatttataaaataaatatacatatatgtatacacacaaacacacacacacacacacacacttgtgTATGTATAGTATAAACAGAGAAATTACAAGAGCTTACAAAATCTTGAAATCGAGGCCTGTCATCCACCACAGATAAGTATTGAACACAACAATATCGGCTCCTTTCCAGTGTTTTCCATGCTTGTTAATGGATCCTTTTCGAACTATTCTATCGCTTATTCTATGTATCACTGCATCATCTGAGTTTGATTCTAATAAAAAGGGAGCCCAGTAGAACTCCATCGTTGCGTTATAATCCTGCATACTCAATCGAAAGCAAAGTTataatgttatatatatttatatttattcacTAGTTTAACGTTTATAtagaaaaacaaattaaataaacaaggCCATGCATGCATACCTTGGCAGTGAAAACCGTTAGCGAACCCAAAGTTTTCATCGATTTAGCATTTTCAGGTATGATTCTGTGAAGCAAACAAACCATGGAAA
The sequence above is a segment of the Primulina tabacum isolate GXHZ01 chromosome 6, ASM2559414v2, whole genome shotgun sequence genome. Coding sequences within it:
- the LOC142549189 gene encoding protein trichome birefringence-like 33, whose amino-acid sequence is MKPPPSSSTSSSSATLLRKGRLSPHLIALLAFIFFITILYGEDFGCILSSQFHFHQPLPLHQTISSSTKKKSGKKLAFSIGESEKDCDIFQGRWVRDESRPLYEESECPYIQPQLTCQEHGRPDMSYQHWRWQPYGCSLQRFNATLMLESLRGKRMIFVGDSLNRGQYVSMVCLLHRIIPENAKSMKTLGSLTVFTAKDYNATMEFYWAPFLLESNSDDAVIHRISDRIVRKGSINKHGKHWKGADIVVFNTYLWWMTGLDFKILQGSFEDEEKDIVELPTEEAFGMAMKSMLRWVKKNMDPKKTRVFFTSMSPSHQKSIDWGGLPNGSCYNETSIIEDPTYWGSDCRKSIMNVISDVFSGSKVPITFLNITQLSSYRKDAHTSIYKKQWSPLTPEQIANPVSYADCVHWCLPGIQDTWNELLFSKLFYP